A single genomic interval of Mucilaginibacter robiniae harbors:
- a CDS encoding transglutaminase domain-containing protein: MKQFLLVFFLILFSVVTQADDFPYGTYKMEDMEMKSYPKSTNAHAVVLQEYGKTWVSSNEQVRLIHEYHVKIKIFDSKAFDQGNVEIVLNKSDNDTYEELQSVEGKTYYYNNHGVVQSADLDSKQVFAQNRDKYHNLVKFAMPNVGKGCVIDYKYTIRSPYLFNFKSWMFQSDIPKVTSEYEVHIPAVYNYNVSLRGPFKLTRNKPELERDCFSIASTKCDCSKIVYAMDDIPAFEEEDYMTAAKNFISGMYFELTDYINLNNGGKQKITKEWSDIDYTLKHDEDFGGQMRKENLFKDKLPVITAGKTDELAKAKAIYAYIQKNIKVNNFYGYSTDNGIRKAIETHTGNVADVNLALVAALNAAGINTEAVLLSTRNHGIINKLYPVINDFNYVIAKTNIGGTSYLLDATDPLLPFGLLPVDCINDQGRVLSLNKPSYWIDLKATQKKSSFMILDLTLQNNGKLTGTLIDYSKGYEAYNGRRAIKKFNSVDEYVENLDEKMPKIKILKSEVENVDSLDATLVEKYNIEIDAYDNLNHERLAFNPFIIHKLVENPFKLTERTYPVDMGAPSDSRVTLTIHLPDNYTMETIPENVGIRLPNQGGQFITSFENQNNEFTFSHLIQLNNSIYSPEEYPYLKELFNKIIQTERAEIIFKKK, from the coding sequence ATGAAACAATTTTTACTAGTCTTTTTTCTTATTCTTTTTTCTGTTGTTACTCAAGCTGATGATTTTCCATATGGCACCTACAAAATGGAAGATATGGAAATGAAATCTTATCCCAAAAGCACTAATGCACATGCTGTAGTATTACAGGAGTACGGTAAAACCTGGGTCAGCAGCAATGAGCAGGTTAGGCTGATTCATGAATATCATGTTAAAATAAAAATTTTTGATAGCAAAGCTTTTGATCAAGGCAATGTTGAGATTGTACTGAACAAAAGCGATAATGATACCTACGAAGAACTACAAAGCGTAGAAGGCAAAACGTATTATTACAACAATCATGGTGTGGTGCAAAGTGCAGATCTGGACAGCAAACAAGTATTCGCACAAAACCGCGATAAATACCATAATCTGGTAAAATTTGCTATGCCCAACGTAGGCAAAGGCTGTGTAATTGACTACAAGTACACTATACGTTCACCGTACTTGTTTAACTTCAAATCTTGGATGTTTCAATCAGACATTCCTAAAGTAACTTCTGAATATGAAGTACATATCCCAGCGGTTTATAATTACAATGTATCATTACGCGGCCCATTTAAATTAACTCGTAACAAACCCGAACTTGAACGAGATTGCTTTTCAATAGCTAGTACTAAGTGTGATTGTTCTAAGATAGTATATGCTATGGACGATATTCCAGCCTTTGAGGAAGAAGATTATATGACTGCTGCCAAAAACTTTATTTCGGGTATGTATTTCGAGTTAACGGATTATATAAACTTGAACAATGGCGGTAAACAAAAAATAACTAAAGAGTGGAGCGATATTGATTACACGCTAAAACATGATGAAGATTTTGGCGGCCAAATGCGTAAAGAAAATCTGTTTAAAGATAAACTACCTGTCATAACGGCTGGAAAAACAGATGAACTGGCTAAAGCCAAAGCCATATATGCTTATATTCAAAAGAATATTAAAGTCAACAACTTTTACGGGTACTCTACCGATAATGGTATCCGCAAGGCTATAGAAACGCATACTGGTAACGTGGCTGATGTAAACTTAGCACTTGTTGCGGCTCTGAATGCAGCAGGAATTAACACAGAAGCTGTTTTACTTTCCACACGCAATCATGGTATCATTAATAAGCTTTACCCTGTGATTAATGATTTTAACTATGTGATAGCAAAAACTAATATTGGTGGTACTTCTTACCTGCTGGACGCAACCGATCCTCTATTGCCATTTGGATTACTACCTGTTGATTGCATTAACGACCAAGGCCGGGTGCTAAGCCTTAATAAGCCATCGTACTGGATTGATTTGAAAGCAACACAGAAAAAAAGCAGCTTCATGATTCTTGATTTAACGTTGCAGAACAATGGCAAACTTACCGGCACGTTAATCGATTACTCGAAAGGATACGAAGCCTATAATGGTCGGCGTGCTATAAAGAAATTTAATTCGGTTGATGAATACGTGGAAAACCTGGATGAAAAGATGCCGAAAATAAAAATTTTAAAATCAGAGGTTGAGAATGTAGATAGCTTGGATGCTACGTTGGTTGAAAAGTATAATATTGAAATTGACGCTTACGATAACTTAAACCACGAACGCCTAGCCTTTAATCCTTTCATTATACACAAGCTGGTAGAAAATCCTTTTAAACTTACAGAACGTACTTACCCCGTAGATATGGGTGCCCCTTCAGATAGTCGGGTTACTTTAACAATACATTTACCAGATAATTACACCATGGAAACTATTCCAGAAAATGTAGGCATCAGATTACCTAATCAAGGAGGCCAGTTTATCACATCATTTGAAAATCAAAATAACGAGTTTACATTTTCTCATCTAATCCAGCTTAATAATTCAATATACTCACCTGAAGAATATCCTTATTTAAAAGAACTGTTCAATAAAATTATTCAAACGGAAAGAGCAGAAATCATATTTAAAAAGAAATAA
- a CDS encoding DUF3857 domain-containing protein, protein MKHILLIGLLSLFVLKVTGQISYDAASIPKDLLPYAGSVVRSNNITVEVKDLNNIVEHYKNAITVLNKTGDDDAELTIYYNKANHIKSIKGIVYDEFGKPISKISEKDFRDYSAADNASLFEDIREKYYKPSVVSYPYTVEYDYEVLSKQSLNFPDWFPAEDVGIAVQNSSYTFTCPSNFNIHYKERNCPTQANITTNASGQKVYTWTISNLKARRSEPYSPNPEEYLPVVKIAPEKFTYDGHSGSFTNWNELGKWQYDDLLKSRSTLPQATIGYIHQLTDTISDPKRKAKVIYEYMQSKTRYVSVQVGIGGYQPFPAADVDRLGYGDCKALVNYTQALLKAGNINSYYCIVQAGSAKKSLLTDFASMQGNHIILCLPFKNDTTWLECTSQKIPFGFLSDFTDDRWVLACTDAGGRLMHTPKYTAEQNKQIRTAILELKANGELAGNMNTFFEGTQYENRPDEASDNDKDLKMVKEVYPINNLEIESLSFKQVKNIQPTNQEQLKFNARDFATQSGGKLYFMVNPVNRVNNVPREVRNRTTNLYINRGYTDVDEITYTIPEGYKLDIEPLNVTLSKPFGRFKATAQLNANHQLIYKRSLQVIDGTYSKESYQDLVSFYQAVSDADHYNVALTKTN, encoded by the coding sequence ATGAAGCATATTTTACTTATTGGTTTACTGAGCTTGTTTGTACTAAAAGTTACAGGTCAAATAAGCTATGATGCAGCTTCCATTCCTAAAGATTTATTGCCTTATGCAGGCTCAGTAGTACGCAGTAATAATATAACTGTTGAGGTAAAAGATTTAAACAACATTGTTGAGCATTACAAAAATGCAATCACCGTACTGAATAAAACTGGCGACGACGATGCAGAACTAACAATTTATTACAATAAAGCGAATCATATTAAATCTATCAAGGGTATAGTATATGATGAATTTGGTAAACCTATAAGTAAAATCAGCGAAAAAGATTTTAGAGATTACAGTGCAGCCGACAATGCTTCCCTTTTTGAAGATATTCGTGAAAAGTATTATAAACCATCAGTAGTATCTTACCCTTACACTGTCGAGTATGACTATGAAGTATTATCTAAGCAATCGCTAAATTTTCCCGATTGGTTTCCGGCAGAAGACGTAGGCATTGCAGTACAAAACAGTTCGTATACTTTTACTTGCCCATCCAATTTTAATATTCATTACAAAGAACGAAATTGCCCGACTCAAGCCAACATTACAACCAATGCTAGCGGACAAAAGGTTTACACCTGGACAATCAGTAATCTAAAAGCTCGTCGTAGTGAACCTTATAGCCCAAATCCAGAAGAGTATTTGCCTGTAGTAAAAATTGCACCTGAAAAATTCACCTACGATGGCCATAGCGGTTCATTTACCAACTGGAACGAGCTAGGTAAATGGCAATATGATGATCTGTTAAAGTCACGTTCAACTCTACCACAAGCTACTATAGGCTATATTCATCAGCTGACTGATACTATTAGCGATCCGAAACGAAAGGCTAAAGTAATTTATGAGTATATGCAAAGCAAAACCCGTTACGTTAGTGTACAAGTAGGTATTGGCGGTTATCAGCCTTTTCCAGCTGCTGATGTTGATCGCTTAGGTTATGGCGATTGCAAAGCACTAGTTAATTACACGCAAGCCTTACTGAAAGCAGGAAACATTAATTCATACTATTGCATTGTACAAGCAGGTTCTGCTAAAAAAAGTTTACTTACTGATTTTGCCAGTATGCAAGGCAATCACATCATATTGTGCTTACCGTTTAAAAATGACACCACTTGGCTGGAGTGCACCAGTCAGAAAATACCATTTGGTTTCCTAAGCGACTTTACTGATGACCGTTGGGTACTGGCCTGTACGGATGCAGGCGGCCGCTTAATGCATACGCCTAAATATACAGCCGAGCAAAATAAACAAATTCGTACTGCTATTTTAGAGTTGAAAGCTAACGGAGAACTAGCAGGCAACATGAATACCTTTTTTGAAGGAACCCAGTATGAAAACCGTCCTGACGAAGCCAGTGATAACGACAAAGATTTAAAAATGGTGAAAGAAGTTTATCCCATTAATAATCTGGAGATAGAAAGCCTGAGCTTTAAACAAGTTAAAAACATACAACCAACTAACCAGGAACAATTAAAATTTAACGCCCGCGATTTTGCTACGCAATCAGGTGGAAAACTATATTTCATGGTTAACCCGGTAAATCGTGTCAACAACGTACCACGTGAAGTTCGTAACCGTACTACTAACTTGTACATTAACCGTGGTTACACCGATGTGGATGAAATTACTTATACTATACCCGAAGGTTATAAACTGGACATTGAACCTCTTAATGTCACTTTAAGTAAACCTTTTGGCAGATTTAAAGCCACAGCCCAGTTGAATGCCAACCACCAGTTGATATATAAGCGCAGTTTACAAGTTATTGATGGCACTTACAGTAAAGAAAGTTATCAGGATTTAGTAAGTTTTTACCAGGCAGTATCAGATGCCGATCATTACAATGTGGCTTTAACTAAAACTAACTAA
- a CDS encoding thioredoxin family protein has protein sequence MKKLIVLCFVALASVAFKPAEPGYKVGDTATDFKLKNVNGKMVSLANYKSAKGFLVVFTCNHCPYAKAYETRIMELDKMYASKGYPVIAISPNDPVAEPADSFENMQKRATEKHYSFPYLIDETQDVTRAYGAKATPHVYLLQKTASGNVVKYVGAIDDDTQGTNASRTNYVQNAVNALLAGKQPEVTSTKAIGCTIKWKKSA, from the coding sequence ATGAAAAAATTAATTGTTCTATGCTTTGTTGCGCTGGCTAGCGTAGCCTTTAAGCCAGCCGAACCAGGTTATAAAGTAGGCGATACCGCTACTGATTTTAAGTTGAAAAATGTAAACGGTAAAATGGTATCATTAGCCAATTATAAATCAGCTAAGGGCTTTTTGGTAGTATTTACCTGTAACCACTGCCCATATGCCAAAGCTTATGAAACACGTATTATGGAATTAGATAAGATGTATGCTTCTAAAGGCTACCCGGTAATTGCTATTAGCCCAAATGACCCGGTTGCTGAGCCGGCCGATTCATTTGAAAATATGCAGAAAAGAGCTACTGAAAAGCATTATTCCTTTCCGTACCTGATTGACGAAACGCAGGATGTTACCCGTGCTTACGGTGCTAAAGCTACGCCGCACGTGTACCTATTGCAAAAAACAGCATCAGGTAATGTAGTAAAATATGTTGGTGCTATTGATGATGATACTCAGGGTACCAACGCAAGCAGAACCAACTATGTACAAAATGCAGTGAATGCTTTATTAGCTGGCAAACAACCTGAAGTAACTAGTACTAAAGCTATTGGCTGTACTATCAAATGGAAAAAGAGTGCCTAA
- a CDS encoding TlpA disulfide reductase family protein has translation MKNRLLLSILLFIVSITSFAQVKRITLPQLEKRISNTDTVYVVNFWATWCGPCVAELPYFNQLQTTYAKQLLKVLLVSMDFDSKYQAVNTFVRTHKLVPEVYLASRKSDQEFIDGINKDWSGALPGTLIVNGKKGFRQFFEQEFTYDELNKLYQTHK, from the coding sequence ATGAAAAATCGCCTATTATTATCCATTTTACTATTTATCGTAAGCATTACCAGTTTCGCGCAGGTAAAGCGCATTACCTTACCACAATTGGAAAAACGCATTAGTAATACGGATACTGTTTACGTAGTTAACTTTTGGGCTACCTGGTGCGGGCCTTGTGTCGCCGAATTGCCTTACTTTAACCAATTGCAAACTACTTATGCTAAGCAGCTCCTCAAAGTGTTGCTGGTAAGTATGGATTTTGATTCTAAGTACCAAGCCGTAAATACTTTTGTACGTACCCACAAGCTGGTTCCTGAAGTTTACTTGGCTTCACGCAAAAGCGATCAGGAGTTTATTGATGGCATTAATAAAGATTGGAGCGGTGCCTTGCCGGGTACACTCATTGTTAATGGCAAAAAAGGCTTCAGACAGTTTTTTGAGCAGGAATTTACTTACGACGAATTGAACAAGCTTTATCAAACCCACAAATAA
- a CDS encoding C40 family peptidase, producing the protein MNLNYCPRVVIMLLLAIMALTSCKSKRAVMKGAPGEVVRPQGFIADKYAELMGVDSKDITNGRLYNFIEQWAGTPYRFGGMDHDGIDCSGLALLLEQQVYGVNIPRMTSQQVNSIKRKYEDELQEGDLIFFDFDGKKFSHVGVYLQNGYLVHASSRRGVIVVKLRDPAMYKYFSRAGSVILGNSIAKSE; encoded by the coding sequence ATGAATTTAAACTATTGCCCGCGTGTTGTTATAATGTTGCTGCTGGCCATTATGGCTTTAACTTCATGTAAATCTAAACGAGCTGTGATGAAAGGTGCGCCGGGCGAGGTCGTTAGGCCACAAGGCTTTATAGCCGACAAGTATGCTGAGCTGATGGGAGTAGATAGTAAAGATATTACTAACGGTCGGTTGTATAACTTTATTGAGCAATGGGCTGGTACACCTTATCGGTTTGGCGGCATGGATCATGATGGTATTGATTGTTCGGGTTTGGCGCTTTTACTGGAACAACAGGTGTATGGCGTTAATATTCCACGCATGACAAGCCAACAAGTAAATAGCATTAAGCGCAAGTATGAAGATGAACTGCAAGAGGGTGATTTGATATTTTTTGATTTTGACGGTAAAAAGTTTAGTCATGTAGGCGTGTACCTGCAAAATGGATACCTAGTTCATGCCAGCTCTAGGCGTGGGGTAATTGTAGTGAAACTACGCGATCCGGCTATGTATAAATATTTTTCGAGAGCAGGTTCGGTAATATTAGGTAATAGTATAGCAAAAAGTGAATAA
- a CDS encoding AAA family ATPase, with translation MPSRGELTNIYFDKSRVNNHKYPFSLPFFSNHDKIGIHPLVTYFVGENGTGKSTLLEAIAVASGFNPEGGSANFNFNTRASHSALHKHIITSRGTHQHTDGFFLRSESFFNMASEIERLDEDEPGTTHINVKQIKIIDSYGGKSLHEQSHGESFWSLFLHRFSGNGFYILDEPEAALSPSRQMAMLIRMNELIQQRSQFIIATHSPILLAYPNALIYEFSEQGIQVRTYEQTQLFQSYHDFFRNPKYVVDRLLHTR, from the coding sequence ATGCCTTCAAGAGGAGAATTAACCAACATTTACTTTGATAAAAGTAGAGTAAACAACCATAAGTATCCTTTTTCTCTGCCATTTTTTAGCAATCATGATAAAATTGGCATTCACCCTCTAGTAACCTACTTTGTTGGCGAGAATGGTACCGGCAAATCAACACTTTTAGAAGCTATTGCTGTGGCATCAGGCTTTAACCCTGAAGGTGGGTCTGCGAATTTTAATTTCAATACCCGAGCATCACATTCTGCTTTGCATAAGCATATAATTACCTCACGAGGTACTCATCAACATACAGATGGCTTCTTTCTAAGAAGTGAAAGCTTCTTTAACATGGCTTCAGAAATTGAACGTTTGGATGAAGACGAACCGGGAACTACCCATATAAACGTAAAGCAAATTAAAATAATTGATTCTTATGGAGGGAAATCACTGCACGAACAATCGCATGGCGAATCCTTTTGGTCTCTGTTTTTACATCGGTTCAGTGGTAATGGTTTTTACATTTTGGATGAACCAGAAGCCGCTTTATCCCCCTCACGCCAAATGGCCATGCTTATTAGGATGAATGAACTAATACAGCAAAGATCGCAGTTCATTATTGCTACACACTCACCCATATTACTGGCTTATCCAAACGCCTTAATTTACGAGTTTAGCGAGCAAGGCATACAAGTGCGAACTTATGAGCAAACACAACTATTTCAATCCTACCATGATTTTTTTCGAAACCCTAAGTATGTAGTCGACCGTTTGCTTCATACTAGGTAA
- a CDS encoding oxygenase MpaB family protein, producing MEEVVVYSDDFLSTQRLVADPVVDTFITHTFANDQDKTALRNYLDSLKANHQLDVLPTAYANETLFAQAKQLPPWADKRQMQRGAAFFARHASLVLNMLGLLSLPYDYAGANGAMVLYLSKRLRNDAAMRLQETGQFVWDVMAPNAFAPEGKGFISILKVRLIHATARYYTLKTGQWDDTWGVPVNQEDMAGTNLSFSLLVIRGLRKLDLVVSYDDQQAFMHLWNVVSYLSGVQDSLLPQTGKQAIALAKAIQQHQFRASEQGRALTQSLIEYFQTVKLQSPLTAQNIVQLMRYLLGNEIADLLAIPAGEVSQSVLNLLKISGTLQALKPQWSVNQDYLNQYAAYKKQQEEWNS from the coding sequence ATGGAAGAGGTAGTTGTGTATAGTGATGATTTCTTATCAACACAGCGATTAGTAGCAGATCCGGTTGTTGATACGTTCATAACCCATACGTTTGCCAACGATCAAGATAAAACAGCACTACGTAATTACTTGGATAGTTTAAAAGCTAATCACCAACTGGATGTTTTGCCAACAGCTTATGCCAATGAAACTTTATTTGCACAGGCTAAGCAATTGCCACCTTGGGCCGATAAGCGGCAAATGCAGCGAGGTGCAGCATTTTTTGCCCGGCATGCCTCATTGGTGCTTAATATGCTGGGGTTATTATCATTACCTTATGATTATGCCGGTGCTAATGGCGCTATGGTGTTGTACCTATCAAAGCGCTTACGAAACGATGCCGCGATGCGTTTGCAGGAAACCGGGCAGTTTGTGTGGGATGTTATGGCGCCCAATGCTTTTGCACCTGAAGGTAAAGGTTTTATCAGCATATTAAAAGTACGGCTGATACATGCCACTGCACGGTACTATACCTTAAAAACCGGTCAGTGGGATGATACTTGGGGCGTACCCGTGAACCAGGAAGATATGGCCGGTACCAACCTTTCGTTTTCGCTACTGGTTATCCGTGGGTTGCGCAAATTGGATTTAGTAGTAAGCTATGATGATCAGCAAGCTTTTATGCACCTCTGGAATGTGGTAAGCTATCTATCTGGCGTGCAGGATAGTTTATTGCCGCAAACCGGGAAGCAGGCTATTGCTTTAGCAAAGGCTATACAGCAACACCAATTCCGTGCTTCTGAACAGGGCAGAGCACTGACCCAAAGCCTTATTGAGTACTTTCAGACTGTTAAACTACAATCACCACTTACAGCTCAGAACATAGTACAATTAATGCGGTACTTACTAGGAAACGAAATAGCCGATTTACTGGCTATCCCGGCCGGAGAAGTATCACAGAGTGTATTAAATCTGCTTAAAATTAGTGGAACCCTGCAAGCGTTAAAGCCTCAATGGTCGGTTAATCAGGATTACCTGAACCAGTATGCAGCTTACAAGAAGCAACAAGAGGAGTGGAATAGTTAA
- a CDS encoding NAD(P)/FAD-dependent oxidoreductase: protein MNKPYVDVLIIGAGLAGLTAAKLLKQAGKSVKVLEALDGVGGRVRTDKVNGFLLDRGFQVLLTAYPETRELLDYESLNLKPFVPGALIVNEKGSTELGDPSQQPSMLLETLFSSAGTLVDKVKVLQLKLKLAGISVDDLFKHPETTTLEYLEDYGFSKRIIQQFFQPFMAGIFLEPELRTSSRMFEFVFKVFSEDDTSVPAKGMGRIAEQLAQGLTPDELILNERVVQLDGQIAITASGQKYFGSKIIMATYPADFPLPYPRQKVKSHAVTNLYFTANQPPVAKPIIVLNASAQKLVNNLAVMDQVSADYAPSGKSLISVSVLGDHSREPDAVLGQKVIQELSKWYPDSLSWQHLKTYHIAHALPEDASVRNEISPLGLKRSEHHYVCGDYLLNGSINAALKTGRMVAEMLIAG from the coding sequence ATGAATAAACCCTATGTTGATGTTTTAATTATAGGTGCCGGCCTAGCCGGACTTACAGCCGCAAAGCTGCTGAAACAAGCGGGTAAATCGGTAAAGGTACTGGAGGCATTGGATGGCGTAGGGGGGCGGGTGCGTACTGATAAGGTAAATGGTTTTTTGCTCGATCGCGGCTTTCAAGTGTTGCTTACAGCTTACCCGGAAACGCGAGAGTTGCTGGATTATGAATCATTAAACCTGAAACCATTTGTACCCGGTGCATTAATTGTAAATGAAAAAGGCAGTACCGAATTGGGTGATCCATCACAACAGCCTTCTATGTTACTGGAAACGCTTTTTTCCTCAGCCGGCACTTTGGTTGATAAAGTAAAGGTGTTACAACTAAAATTGAAATTAGCAGGAATCAGCGTTGATGATTTGTTTAAACATCCTGAAACTACCACGCTGGAGTACCTGGAAGATTACGGTTTTAGTAAGCGCATTATTCAGCAGTTTTTCCAGCCTTTTATGGCTGGTATATTTCTGGAACCGGAACTGCGCACATCCAGCCGGATGTTTGAGTTTGTATTCAAAGTGTTTAGTGAGGATGATACTTCTGTTCCGGCTAAAGGTATGGGCCGTATAGCCGAGCAACTGGCGCAAGGCTTAACCCCTGATGAGTTGATACTAAATGAACGTGTGGTGCAACTGGATGGACAGATTGCCATAACTGCATCAGGACAAAAATATTTTGGGAGTAAAATTATAATGGCTACTTACCCGGCTGATTTTCCTTTACCATATCCGCGGCAAAAGGTAAAAAGCCATGCCGTGACAAATTTGTATTTTACGGCTAATCAACCGCCTGTTGCTAAGCCTATCATCGTACTGAATGCATCGGCACAAAAGCTTGTGAATAATTTAGCGGTGATGGACCAGGTGTCGGCAGATTATGCACCATCCGGAAAATCGCTGATTTCGGTTTCTGTGTTAGGTGATCATAGCCGGGAGCCAGATGCAGTGTTAGGTCAAAAAGTTATACAAGAGCTAAGTAAATGGTATCCGGATAGTTTAAGCTGGCAACATTTAAAAACTTATCACATTGCCCATGCTCTGCCTGAAGATGCTTCGGTACGTAATGAAATTAGCCCGCTTGGACTGAAGCGGAGTGAGCACCATTATGTTTGCGGTGATTACTTGCTAAATGGCTCCATTAATGCAGCGCTGAAAACCGGCCGAATGGTTGCCGAAATGTTGATAGCTGGTTAA